Within the Rosa rugosa chromosome 2, drRosRugo1.1, whole genome shotgun sequence genome, the region CGAGCTTTTCAGCAACTTAGCTGCTACACCTAGATGCTGAAAGACAGAATCAAGAACCAAACCTCTTCTCCTAGTGAAGCGTTGATTTAGACCTAACCAACCAAAACTAAAGCCTCATTGTAGCTCTGGTCATTTTCTAAGTTTGAATAAAATTTAATGCAGTACATGTATAAGAGACTTGATCGAAGTCGAACGCATGTTATTACTTGTTACTGTGATGGATTTCTTTGTGAGTATAAAAATAATGCAATGCAGTACATCCATCTGTTATACACTTATATGTACAAGCCATTAAGCTAAAATTGTTAATCAAGTAAACCACTCAGTGAAATCCTTGCTGTTTCTCTCTCTTGTtacatttttcttctttaatctCCCTTCTATCCGAAATGTGCTTTTGCAGCAAAAATCAATAGACACTATTTGGCTCATCAACATTTTGAATACCAAAAGAACGAAGACTACAGTTGTACAATATATATGGAAAGATACAGAGATTGAAAGGAAAGATAGCATACAttacaaaagaaatttaacagtAAGGAAACAAAAGAATATGACCCAACAAAGGGGTTTTGTTCCCTCAGGCAGTAACTTCAGAATCAGCCGGGGTATACCAGCCTTTTTGGATCTCTACAGCCTTCTTTCTTCTGGCCAATCGAGACTTTCTGCGTGCTCCAGTATTCCTATGCAATGTTCCAACCTTCACTGCTTTGTCAATGATGGAGTATGCCTCACCGATAAGCTTCTCAATTGAAAGAACTTCTTCAGCCTGAGCATCTGGTTTCTTCTTGAGCACGTCTAAAGCTTCCAAAACCTGGAAAAGGTAGTCAAGAAAACAAATCATTGGTGTTCATGAATCATGAATTTAGAAAAATGAACTCCTGCAATACTAATATATTCATTTCCTCACTAGTAACATCACTAAAGAGATCCACATCAATTATGTGGAAATACAAAATTATTTTGCAACTAGGCATATAACACGACGGTCATCAACTAAATAAACATGACAAATCAGTATTCCTATCCAACTGAACTGTTAACAATTATTACTAACCATGTGTTGAGATCTCTCTCAACATTCATATATACACATTTTGAACAATTCAGCGTGCAGACATCTGACCACAAAAAAAGACTAGAAAATAACATGCATAGTAACAGACAGATATCACTTTCAAGTGGCTGAATAGATCAAACAACCAACAACCATTGAGCCAATATCTCAGATAAAGTGAAATTAATCAAAGCACCAAAAGCCAAGTCATGCCATGAATCAGGAAAGGTTATAGTGATGAAAAGCACAAAGGTCATTCCTGCATATTAACTGATGCATGACAACTATTGTGTAGCACACATAATCCTCTAATATATCGATATGCCAGTGTCAGAGTGAAACCCACCACTTAGTATAGGAGTCTGAAACAAAAGAATGAACAGAAACTTCTTTCTCCTCAATTTTTTGAGGCTCATCAAATAACAATTACCAACTTACAGGAACAAAAGAGTACAAGAAGATCTTTGAATGAAGTGTAGTTATTCTTATCTAATACAAAACCATTCATCATAAAAGTGACAGCACCCTACATCCTGATTCAcacattttttttgttcttctataCTAACTCAGCAATAGCTCATAGAACTTAATACTAATGCCCAGAATGTAATCtccaaaaaaacaaagaagtagCCTAAATATAGAGTATGTGTCACATTGCAGTAGTAAATCTCCAAGTGACTTTACAAAGCATCCTCTGAACATCAAAAGGTCAATAGACTCGATATAACATCATTTCTCACACAACCACACCAATGTTACacacacaaaaaagaaaacagctcACTAAGCAACTGATAAGTTAGTATCTAATGAAATGGTAGTGATTTTATAAGAATTCATCAAACTCAGAAGTCATAGCATCTTCACatattcacaaaaaaaaaaaaaaaaaatccgaataaaTTTACTTCACAGAGAATGTAAATATGATAAGAAATGACCTTCTTCATCCTGGTTTTGATTTCCGACTTTCTGGACTTGTTGTAAATGCGCCTTTTCTCAGCCTGGCGAGCTCTCTTTTCAGCAGAATCAGGCTTCTTGGTTGGAGCTGCCTCACAAACCACAGAGCGACGAACTGACCTCTGACTTGGGCTCACACACAAATACCCTGAAAATAGAAAAACCCACATATCAAATCCCAATCTGAATTAACAACTGGTCAGAAAAAACCAAAACTTTAGACCAGAAACAGAGAAACCCTCCACCCAAATGTGCTTAATTTACACTTGAAGACCCAATATATGAGAAAGTTTCAAACTTTGTATGAATGCGAAATTGAGAGCATTGATTTTACCTTTGGAGAAGAAATCGTGAGAGAGGTTagcggagaaagagagagaagggaaatGGGTGGAAGCTGAAGAAGTAGAAGGGCCATTGAGGGAAAGGTTGCCGAACTTGGAAGGAAGGGCCAAGCAGGAAGAAGATAGGCAATGAAGAGCCATCTATGAGTGTCTCTTCCTCTCAAAAATTTGGAGCTCTGTACTGTGAGTGTTGTTGCTTCCTGTGATTTTATCCACTGCGATATGGAATTCCTCTTCTGTCCCTGCGATGGAGTTGGATAACGTGGaattccctttttctttttctcttttgtctGTTTTGGGTAAAATGATGGGACGAATTGATTTTTTGAACAAGCTAAATTCGAAACATCACTCGATAAAAGCTTAAAGAAGAATTTTATATTACCATTTGGTTATGTGCAGTGGCAAAATGAAAGCGCCTTGTCATATTTATAGATTAGCCATTGATCATTTTGCATTGAAAAAAAAGACTCGAGTTTGCTctaaaggattttttttttttttcactttttgtGAAATATCGGATTGTTTTAAAGTTGTCTCTCGTATTGACTCATGAGAGCCTTGCCTAGCAGCGGAAAGAATCGTTGCAAAAGAGGTTAGTTCACTCTTGACTAGGTCGTATGACTCTGTGATTCGTCGATTGAGAAACTGTAATTCTAATCACAATCTTTAGAGGATGAGCCGCCTTGACGCTTATATTCAATATATTGTATTGAACAAcatttcaatgtaacctctactATCACCCCTTATAATAATGACCGTGAGGTTGAGGCTGGGATACATAATCAAAAAAAAGCCGTACAGCAAAGGTAGCCTCAACTGAATGACTCAAGTTGACACTGTTATTATCAGACAATAAACCTGTTTTTGTCACGCTTCACATTGGCCTACTGTATTGAAATACCCAAGTCCACAGCCTTTTACGGTTTTACCAACATGACAAGAAGCACGAAATGGCAGCAAGGGGTCAACTGGTGATTGACGTAAACATAAGGATCTTGGGTTTTCTGGGCTTAGTTGCGTATCAATCATATCAAATTGATTGGAGACTACCACTGTTACTTATCACATCACGCATTGAAGCCTTTGCACAGCAAAGTATGAGATCTTGAGCCTCTCCACCTATGGCAATGACAACTGATTCAAATACACGAGATAAATAGATCACAACTGTCTTCAACCTTAGGAGTTGGCAATTCAATAGCCGCGGTCTATTTCCAACTAAATTTGTTGTAAACAAAACACGTCTTAGAGGAATACTGAATCCAGGAATATCTGGTCATAAATGAACTCGGCAGATGAGAGCTAATTTGTTCTTTAAAGGAATGAGTCAGAACGCAAATTTTCAACTACACACCGTCACAGATGCATTGGAAGTTTAAACACAGGAACATCTGCTGATAGCAGAGTCAAAATCAGATAATCCAATTGTAGGGTAACATTGCAGCTGCCTTCAAGGTCTAAACCGAATAATATCTAAAAAAGCAATCCAAAGTTAAATTGTCACATTCTTTTTCAAAATCCATTCAATTGCATTTCAAGTAAAATCTAAAAGCGCATTTCATTGCAGACTAGCTGTTTGAACAAACTTTTGTATACAACAGGTGTTAAAAGTAACTGCAAGCTGCACAAAGTTGCTGATGTTAATCTAGAATCTGTCGGCTGTCACCACTATAGGTTGAGCTTCATGATGCTTTCTAGCAAGATAGGGACCCAGTCTCACAGCTTCATGCAACTGCATGTAATAAGGGAGGAATAAGAGAAAATACACAAGGCAGCATAAACCGATTCAATTGATTGGTTGCTTACAGAAGATTAGAAAGACTGATTCTTATATAGGTTATAAAGAAAGAACAATTATTTGCTTTTAATGACCAATTATTTTAGCAATTTTAGTTTTCTGTTCTGCTATAATTCCTTTTGATGGCTTAGCAACTCTAACCCACATAAGCCAATCCACATATACAGAAGACTCCTAACTAGAATACATGGATCAAATTATATATTTGTAACATGATTTATGCTGCAGCTTGTATGCGTTAGGTCTGACTGGCCGAACTAAATTAGTTAGGGATCCAGAAAACTTTTCCCACTCTTATTTAAGCAAAAGGAATGAAAAGTAATTAGTATAGAGCTGACCTTTGCCGCAATCCCACCAAGCGCTGGGTCGCTTGAAAGCTTACTTGACATGTTAAAAGCCGTATGGATAGCCTTGCAACAATTATATCTTGCTTCCATGCCTGAACAAAAAGTTTCGTTTATAATATTAGTTTGAAGAAAATTATTTCACACAGTTGACTTTTGAAATCGAAAAGAAGAGAGGAGCAGTAATTTAAGTCCAAAAGAGAACCAGAAAACATATGATCTGGTAAATTTTGAAATATACAACTCAAAttaaacgaagaaaaaaaagaacatcTACATTGTCATACAGGAAAAAATTAAAGAGATTCTGGTGCTGTGATCATGAAATGGGTGTGTATCCTGTCAATTTCACTCTTGAGAGCACATTTAGTGCAGACGTGGAGTGACCACAAATTATAAATTCAGCTCATCCAGATAGGTATTGGttttattttcataattcaACATTACACCAGCGTCAATGTGCCATCAGCTGGAGCACAGTTTAATAGCAATTTCGGAGGAAGGCACTTATTTTAGGGCTGATTCGCTTCAACTTATCAAGGAAAACCCAATTTCATGTAATTACTATTTCATTATAAGAATTGCAACTATACACACAATCTGCAGGCAAAGGTGATAACTCGACAAGTATTAAAGTCTATGAAAGGGaaactgccaaaaaaaaaaaaaaagggactatGTAAGAGAAGGACCTAGTTTTGTGGTTTCAGTAGTGGCATCAGTCACTATATTTATTATCTCTTGCTTTGAGCAAATCTCCATGAGGCACCATGGGCGAGCCGCCAACCCAGTCAGCACTCTATAACCCTGCAATAATACATCCACCATAAATAACAAAACACGGTAAACCTTTATATTTTCAGTAAGGTGAACTTTTTTATGTCATCTCTATTTCCATTCTCTATCTACATTGCCACATATGAAGCATCAGCATATCCTTGTTCTTTCCACAATTTTAAGAGGTAGTGTGTTGTGAAGAGTGATTAGCATAACAAGCAATACAAATAAAGGAAAGTCCAGTAAAAGTAAATATCATAGTTTCAGATGATCTATATAACATAATTGAAAGGTACTTCCACATAGCTCCAATTAGAATATCTGTTTAGTAGTCATTATATAAAAATGGTGGCCTAACTGGGGTCGATAAACTAATTCCCTGTTCATAAAATTTAATAGTTGATGCATTcctacagaaaaagaaaaaacaaaaacaaaaagacccATAATTCATGATTTTAGAAACCTCACCGCCAAACGAGTCTCTGGATCCTGTTGGAAAACTGAGAGGAATACACCCTGTCAATTGCATCGAGAACTGAGTACAACTCCCAAGTATCAAAATATAATAAACTTGAAGTGATTTGATAGATAACACTTTTTGACTCGATCAAACAGACCAACTTTTGCACAGGCCACCTGCACTCAAGTGCCAGGGGCTTCTTGACTGGAATAATAATATCAAACAGTGCTTATGGTTAAAACAGTAAGAAAGGACAAAAAAACTGCTCACTGATGGTGTCAACTTTGAGCTCTTGGATGCGGTTTCATAAATCAAGCGTCGTAGGCTTTCTTCTGCATCACTAGTCAGTATTATGCTGTTCTCAGATCGAGTTTCTCCAGCGATGTTTGCAAGGGCATGCAAGGCAGCCTGTATTtgccataaaaataaaaatagaacatCAAAGAAGTGTCAGACAAGGTAAAGTACAACAGGTACTATCTCTGATCATCATCAATAATTGCACAAagtacaaaaaatacaaaataaataaaataaaaaaagataaaacTGTACTCAGTATACTATTAGGAAACATCTTAGATTCCCCTCTTTACAATCCAAATATTCAT harbors:
- the LOC133732088 gene encoding small ribosomal subunit protein bS20c, encoding MALHCLSSSCLALPSKFGNLSLNGPSTSSASTHFPSLSFSANLSHDFFSKGYLCVSPSQRSVRRSVVCEAAPTKKPDSAEKRARQAEKRRIYNKSRKSEIKTRMKKVLEALDVLKKKPDAQAEEVLSIEKLIGEAYSIIDKAVKVGTLHRNTGARRKSRLARRKKAVEIQKGWYTPADSEVTA